The Mycolicibacterium mageritense genome contains a region encoding:
- a CDS encoding FAD-binding oxidoreductase: protein MSTTEIATTAKSLMGWGRTAPTVAQVLTTSDPEEIVKAVAEAADGRHRGVIARGLGRSYGDNAQNGGGLVIDMPALNRIHSIDAETRIVDVDAGVNLDQLMKAALPFGLWVPVLPGTRQVTIGGAIGCDIHGKNHHSAGSFGNHVRSMDLLTANGDVRRLTPDGPEAELFWATVGGNGLTGIILRATIEMTPTETAYFIADGDVTNTLDETIAFHSDGTEDNYTYSSAWFDAISAPPKLGRAAISRGSLAKLDQLPKKLQKNPLKFDAPQLLTLPDVFPNGLANKYTFGPIGELWYRKSGTYRNKVQNLTQFYHPLDMFGEWNRAYGPAGFAQYQFVVPTEAVEEFKGIIYDIQRSGHYSFLNVFKLFGPGNQAPLSFPIPGWNVCVDFPVKPGVGEFLTDLDRRVLEFGGRLYTAKDSRTTAETFHSMYPRIDEWIAVRRKVDPDGVFMSDMARRLELS, encoded by the coding sequence ATGTCCACCACTGAGATCGCGACCACCGCCAAGAGCCTCATGGGCTGGGGCCGCACCGCGCCGACCGTGGCACAGGTGCTCACCACCTCGGACCCCGAGGAGATCGTCAAAGCGGTGGCGGAGGCCGCCGACGGCAGGCACCGGGGCGTGATCGCCCGCGGGCTGGGCCGCTCCTACGGCGACAACGCGCAGAACGGCGGCGGCCTGGTCATCGACATGCCCGCGCTGAACCGCATCCACTCGATCGACGCCGAGACCCGGATCGTGGACGTGGACGCCGGGGTGAACCTCGACCAGCTGATGAAGGCCGCGCTGCCGTTCGGGCTGTGGGTTCCGGTGCTGCCGGGCACGCGTCAGGTCACCATCGGCGGGGCCATCGGCTGCGACATCCACGGCAAGAACCACCACAGTGCGGGCAGCTTCGGCAACCACGTGCGTTCGATGGACCTGCTGACCGCCAACGGCGACGTGCGCCGGCTGACCCCGGACGGGCCCGAGGCCGAACTGTTCTGGGCCACGGTCGGCGGCAACGGACTGACCGGCATCATCCTGCGCGCGACGATCGAGATGACGCCCACCGAGACCGCGTACTTCATCGCCGACGGCGATGTCACGAACACCCTCGACGAGACCATCGCGTTCCACAGCGACGGCACCGAGGACAACTACACGTACTCCAGCGCCTGGTTCGACGCCATCAGCGCGCCGCCCAAGCTGGGCCGGGCCGCGATCTCCCGGGGATCGCTGGCCAAGCTCGACCAGCTGCCCAAGAAACTGCAGAAGAATCCGCTGAAATTCGATGCGCCGCAACTGCTCACGCTGCCCGACGTGTTCCCCAACGGGCTCGCGAACAAGTACACGTTCGGCCCCATCGGCGAACTCTGGTACCGCAAATCCGGCACGTACCGCAACAAGGTGCAGAACCTGACGCAGTTCTACCACCCGCTCGACATGTTCGGGGAGTGGAACCGCGCGTACGGCCCGGCCGGGTTCGCGCAGTACCAGTTCGTGGTGCCCACCGAGGCCGTCGAAGAGTTCAAGGGCATCATCTACGACATCCAGCGCTCGGGGCACTACTCGTTCCTCAACGTGTTCAAGTTGTTCGGGCCGGGCAACCAGGCCCCGCTGAGCTTCCCCATTCCCGGCTGGAACGTGTGCGTCGACTTCCCCGTGAAACCGGGCGTCGGCGAGTTCCTCACCGACCTCGACCGCCGGGTGCTGGAGTTCGGTGGCCGGCTCTACACCGCGAAGGATTCGCGGACCACGGCCGAGACGTTCCACTCGATGTATCCGCGCATCGACGAGTGGATCGCGGTACGCCGAAAGGTCGATCCCGACGGCGTCTTCATGTCGGACATGGCGCGCCGTCTCGAGCTGTCCTGA
- a CDS encoding SMP-30/gluconolactonase/LRE family protein, whose protein sequence is MFDRHAVIDVVVDLKTTLGEGPLWDCEQQLLYWIDSADGRIFRSTAEGSHIRAWDVGQKIGSMALCRDGEHAIVALANGLHKLDLADGRLTELIDPEPGLPNNRLNDGKVDKRGRFVVGSMDTLEDSPSGKLYSYDPDGSLTVLDEGITVSNGPCWSPDGRTLYFCDTWTGEIWAYDYDLDTGAVANRRTFARVDTSSGGAADGATVDAEGYLWQALVYGGKIIRYAPDGTVDRVIDFPVRKPTSVMFGGADLDVLYVTSMARPPLPRFPEDGQLRGSLFAIRDLGVQGIPENRFGA, encoded by the coding sequence ATGTTCGACAGGCATGCCGTGATCGACGTGGTCGTCGATCTCAAGACCACGCTGGGCGAGGGACCGTTGTGGGACTGCGAGCAGCAGTTGTTGTACTGGATCGACAGCGCGGACGGACGCATCTTTCGCTCGACTGCAGAGGGCTCGCACATCCGTGCCTGGGACGTCGGGCAGAAGATCGGGTCAATGGCGCTGTGCCGCGACGGCGAACACGCGATCGTCGCCCTCGCGAACGGCCTCCACAAGCTCGATCTGGCCGACGGCAGACTCACGGAACTGATCGACCCCGAGCCCGGCCTGCCGAACAACCGGCTCAACGACGGCAAGGTCGACAAACGCGGCCGCTTCGTGGTCGGCTCGATGGACACGCTCGAGGACTCGCCCAGCGGCAAGCTCTACAGCTACGACCCGGACGGATCGCTCACGGTGCTCGACGAGGGCATCACGGTCTCCAACGGCCCGTGCTGGAGCCCGGACGGCCGCACGCTGTACTTCTGCGACACCTGGACCGGCGAGATCTGGGCGTACGACTATGACCTCGACACCGGTGCGGTGGCCAACCGGCGCACGTTCGCGCGCGTCGACACCAGCTCGGGCGGGGCGGCCGACGGCGCGACCGTCGACGCCGAGGGCTACCTGTGGCAGGCACTGGTGTACGGCGGCAAGATCATTCGCTACGCGCCGGACGGAACCGTCGACCGCGTCATCGACTTCCCGGTGCGGAAGCCCACGAGCGTCATGTTCGGCGGCGCCGATCTCGACGTCCTCTACGTGACCTCGATGGCCCGGCCGCCCCTGCCGCGGTTCCCCGAAGACGGCCAGCTGCGCGGCTCCCTGTTCGCGATCCGCGATCTGGGGGTCCAGGGCATTCCCGAGAACAGGTTCGGTGCATAG
- a CDS encoding MFS transporter, which translates to MKTPSRRGSLRNTHKYSWISLAVCWLIWILNAYDREIILRLGPTISEQFHLSPDAWGAIASLIMISLAVLAIPGSTLSDRYGGGWKRARFQVPLVIGYTALSFISGLKAVSSHAVAFIALRVGVNLGAGWGEPVGVSNTAEWWPKERRGFALGVHHTGYPVGSLLSGLSAAVVIATFGASNWSYTLFLGLIVAVPLMIFWGRYSTADRIATLYSDIAAKGLTPPDGDLGRSGGAKGLISACFRNRSINLTALTTMLTQIVYMGINVVLPAYLYNVVGLSLAESAGLSVVFAFTGILGQILWPTLSDVIGRKSTIMICGVWMAVSVACFYFATSSLLVVVIQLAFGLVANAVWPIYYAAASDAAPEGAVSTANGIITTAMFIGGGIAPLLMGRLISLGGGWTAHGGYIVCFFVMSACALLGVVLQLFLRRPAPADDEEPRELTLR; encoded by the coding sequence ATGAAAACTCCTTCGCGTCGCGGTTCCCTGCGCAACACCCACAAGTACTCGTGGATCTCGCTCGCCGTGTGCTGGCTGATCTGGATCCTCAACGCCTATGACCGCGAGATCATCCTGCGGCTCGGGCCGACGATCTCCGAGCAGTTCCACCTCAGCCCGGATGCGTGGGGCGCCATCGCATCGCTGATCATGATTTCGCTCGCAGTCCTGGCGATCCCCGGATCGACTCTGAGCGACCGGTACGGGGGCGGCTGGAAACGCGCGCGCTTCCAGGTTCCGCTCGTGATCGGTTACACGGCGCTGTCGTTCATATCGGGGCTGAAAGCGGTCAGCTCGCACGCCGTCGCGTTCATCGCGCTGCGGGTCGGGGTCAACCTCGGCGCCGGATGGGGCGAGCCCGTCGGTGTCAGCAACACCGCCGAATGGTGGCCCAAGGAACGCCGCGGCTTCGCGCTCGGCGTGCACCACACCGGATACCCGGTCGGATCGCTGCTCAGCGGCTTGTCCGCGGCAGTCGTGATCGCGACGTTCGGCGCGTCGAACTGGTCCTACACGTTGTTCCTCGGCCTGATCGTCGCCGTGCCGCTGATGATCTTCTGGGGGCGCTACTCGACCGCCGACCGCATCGCCACGCTGTACAGCGACATCGCCGCCAAAGGACTCACCCCACCCGACGGCGACCTCGGCCGCAGCGGCGGCGCAAAAGGATTGATCTCGGCCTGCTTCCGCAACCGCAGCATCAACCTCACCGCGCTCACCACGATGCTGACCCAGATCGTCTACATGGGCATCAACGTCGTGCTGCCCGCCTACCTCTACAACGTCGTCGGGCTGTCGCTGGCCGAATCGGCCGGCCTCAGCGTGGTGTTCGCGTTCACCGGCATTCTGGGGCAGATCCTCTGGCCCACGCTGTCCGACGTGATCGGGCGCAAGTCCACCATCATGATCTGCGGCGTGTGGATGGCGGTCAGTGTGGCCTGCTTCTATTTCGCGACGTCGTCACTGCTCGTGGTCGTCATCCAGTTGGCCTTCGGACTGGTCGCTAACGCGGTGTGGCCCATCTACTACGCCGCGGCGTCCGATGCCGCGCCAGAAGGCGCCGTCTCCACCGCGAACGGCATCATCACCACGGCCATGTTCATCGGTGGTGGAATCGCGCCGCTGCTCATGGGCAGGCTGATCTCCCTCGGCGGCGGGTGGACCGCGCACGGCGGCTACATCGTGTGCTTCTTCGTCATGTCGGCGTGCGCGCTGCTGGGAGTGGTGCTCCAACTCTTTCTGCGCCGTCCGGCTCCGGCCGACGACGAAGAACCGCGCGAGCTCACGTTGCGTTGA